Proteins encoded by one window of Phytohabitans houttuyneae:
- a CDS encoding ATP-binding protein, with translation MEWDDAPAATGPADVLPFSAIVGQPAMRAALMLNVVDPSIGGVLIGGEPGTGKSTAVHGLRALLPPIEVVAGCPFNCPPTGAGPRCPACRDRLAEAGRLPVARRPVPLVSLPIGATEDRLLGTLNLDAALRHGQRRLSPGLLAAAHRGILYLDEANLVADHLLDALLDAASSGWHRIERDGVSAAHAARFSLVGTMNPSEGNLRPQILDRFGLSVTAEVLHDQASRVAVLLRRLESQDASQRRYADADAALAARLQRARAILSRVSCTRSTLESVAALVVRAGVASHRADLVIVRTALANAALGGRPAVTPQDVAVAATLALGHRVADDGARLAAAVTALVGEEAGSADEIIRRWAEPADLLDGADRDSPQPPADNTPGGRDGPDRAAGNGAMPGHSLNGGTAAVVAGGSEPFLAPDPGRPPAAAPHGWTAVLDAPTPSRDLLALSRRRVAHPLAVRARGRAGGVPAGTAQRGPISLPLSIVAATLRQAASPTALGPDRRLELGPGDLVRSAHAGRPRLATVGVLDSSWSMAMDGLFAEARQIMSGLFAAAPRGDRVALVVAGGANAHVAVPFARTPEAALDVVRRLRPRGRTPLVDGLRRAVELCGKRWLFRNGGMAPAVVMVTDGRGDHGRADDEVARLVATVRRLALPGVIVVPATAGFSWRSESATQALARRLGWRLVVAAPAGGPT, from the coding sequence GTGGAGTGGGACGACGCGCCGGCCGCCACCGGGCCCGCGGACGTGCTGCCCTTCAGCGCGATCGTCGGCCAGCCGGCCATGCGGGCAGCGCTGATGCTCAACGTGGTCGATCCGTCGATCGGCGGGGTGCTGATCGGCGGCGAGCCCGGCACCGGGAAGTCGACCGCCGTGCACGGGCTGCGCGCGCTGCTGCCACCGATCGAGGTGGTCGCCGGCTGCCCGTTCAACTGCCCACCGACCGGCGCGGGGCCGCGCTGCCCCGCCTGCCGGGACCGGCTCGCCGAGGCCGGCCGCCTGCCGGTCGCGCGGCGGCCGGTGCCGCTGGTCTCCTTGCCCATCGGCGCCACCGAAGACCGGCTGCTCGGCACGCTCAACCTCGACGCCGCCCTGCGACACGGCCAGCGGCGACTGTCGCCCGGCCTGCTCGCGGCCGCACACCGCGGCATCCTGTACCTGGACGAGGCGAACCTTGTCGCCGACCACCTGCTCGACGCCCTGCTGGACGCCGCGAGCTCGGGCTGGCACCGGATCGAGCGGGACGGGGTCTCCGCCGCCCACGCGGCCCGGTTTTCGCTCGTCGGCACCATGAACCCGAGCGAGGGCAACCTCCGGCCGCAGATCCTGGACCGGTTCGGGCTGAGCGTCACCGCCGAAGTGCTGCATGACCAGGCCAGCCGGGTGGCGGTGCTCCTGCGGCGGCTTGAGTCGCAGGACGCCTCGCAGCGGCGGTACGCGGACGCCGACGCCGCGCTGGCCGCCAGGCTGCAGCGGGCCCGCGCCATCCTGTCCCGCGTGAGCTGCACCCGGTCGACGCTGGAGTCCGTGGCCGCGCTCGTCGTCCGGGCCGGTGTCGCGAGCCATCGCGCCGACCTCGTGATCGTCCGCACCGCCCTGGCGAACGCGGCGCTCGGCGGGCGCCCGGCCGTCACCCCCCAGGACGTGGCGGTCGCGGCCACCCTGGCTCTCGGGCACCGGGTGGCCGACGACGGTGCGCGGCTCGCGGCCGCGGTGACCGCGCTCGTCGGCGAGGAGGCGGGCAGCGCCGACGAGATCATCCGCCGCTGGGCCGAACCGGCGGACCTGCTCGACGGAGCGGACCGGGACTCGCCCCAGCCCCCGGCTGACAACACGCCTGGCGGCCGCGACGGCCCGGATCGCGCCGCCGGAAACGGCGCGATGCCCGGTCACAGCCTGAACGGCGGGACCGCCGCCGTGGTCGCGGGCGGGTCGGAGCCCTTCCTGGCGCCCGACCCCGGCCGGCCGCCCGCCGCCGCTCCGCACGGGTGGACCGCCGTCCTGGACGCACCCACGCCCAGCCGCGATCTGCTGGCGCTGTCCCGGCGTCGGGTCGCCCACCCGCTTGCCGTACGCGCCCGCGGAAGGGCGGGGGGCGTGCCGGCGGGCACCGCACAGCGCGGGCCGATCTCGCTGCCGCTCTCCATCGTGGCGGCCACGCTCCGGCAGGCCGCGTCGCCGACCGCGCTCGGTCCGGATCGCCGGCTCGAACTGGGCCCCGGTGACCTGGTCCGGTCCGCTCACGCCGGGCGGCCGCGCCTCGCCACGGTGGGGGTGCTCGACTCGTCGTGGTCGATGGCGATGGACGGCCTCTTCGCCGAGGCACGGCAGATCATGTCCGGCCTGTTCGCCGCGGCGCCGCGCGGCGACCGCGTCGCGCTGGTGGTCGCCGGCGGGGCGAACGCCCACGTCGCCGTGCCGTTCGCCCGGACGCCGGAGGCGGCGCTCGACGTTGTGCGCCGGCTGCGGCCACGCGGCCGCACTCCGCTTGTCGACGGCCTGCGCCGCGCCGTCGAGCTGTGCGGCAAGCGGTGGTTGTTCCGCAACGGCGGGATGGCACCGGCGGTGGTGATGGTGACCGACGGCCGTGGAGACCACGGGCGCGCGGACGACGAGGTGGCCCGGCTCGTAGCGACGGTTCGCCGGCTCGCACTGCCCGGGGTGATCGTGGTGCCGGCCACCGCCGGCTTCAGCTGGCGGAGCGAGAGCGCCACCCAGGCGCTGGCCCGCCGGCTCGGCTGGCGGCTCGTGGTGGCGGCACCGGCGGGAGGCCCGACGTGA
- a CDS encoding acyl-CoA dehydrogenase family protein: MNATASGSPLPASPTLANVRDLAPALSERAAAIEAARRLPPDVLADLTSAGCFRMLLPKEYGGDELRVDQALAVVEELSRADGSTGWNVMIAASNIIVFSLFPADTFRAVYADGPDVISAGSHAPKGTATVAAGGYLIRGQWPFASGCEHSSWLITHSRVVTGEGAPVLDAGGAPELRLALTPVRDAEVVDTWQALGLRGTGSHDVRLDGVLCPPERTCRLFGGAPTVPGTVFEIPSVAQLGLFIAAVALGIAGAALDDVAAVARAGKRAAYGGQRLAAAPLFQHRLGEADASLRAARALLYADAAEMWHLASAGHLFSLLDRARLRATSSRVVAVAAEVVDVAYRCSGSVGVYDGASVQRHLRDMYTITQHAGVGPEFYALAGGLLAGEAIDSTRI, translated from the coding sequence GTGAACGCCACCGCCTCCGGGTCACCGCTGCCGGCGTCGCCGACCCTCGCCAACGTGCGGGACCTGGCGCCCGCCCTGTCCGAACGCGCCGCCGCGATCGAGGCGGCCCGCCGCCTCCCGCCCGACGTCCTGGCCGACCTCACCTCGGCCGGATGCTTCCGGATGCTCCTGCCGAAGGAGTACGGCGGGGACGAGCTCCGCGTCGACCAGGCACTCGCCGTCGTCGAGGAACTGTCCAGAGCGGACGGCTCGACCGGGTGGAACGTCATGATCGCGGCAAGCAACATCATCGTCTTCTCGCTGTTTCCCGCGGACACCTTCCGGGCCGTCTACGCGGACGGCCCCGACGTCATCTCGGCCGGCTCCCACGCGCCGAAGGGCACCGCCACCGTGGCCGCCGGGGGATACCTCATCCGGGGACAGTGGCCGTTCGCCAGCGGATGCGAGCACAGCAGCTGGCTGATCACACACAGCCGGGTGGTCACCGGCGAAGGTGCCCCCGTGCTCGACGCCGGTGGCGCGCCCGAGCTGCGCCTGGCTCTCACCCCGGTCCGCGACGCCGAGGTCGTCGACACCTGGCAGGCGCTCGGCCTGCGCGGGACCGGCAGCCACGACGTGCGGCTGGACGGCGTCCTGTGCCCGCCCGAACGCACATGCCGGCTGTTCGGCGGGGCGCCCACCGTGCCCGGCACGGTCTTCGAGATTCCGTCGGTCGCGCAGCTCGGGCTCTTCATCGCCGCGGTGGCGCTCGGCATCGCCGGCGCCGCGCTCGACGACGTCGCCGCCGTGGCCCGGGCCGGCAAGCGCGCCGCGTACGGCGGGCAGCGGCTCGCCGCGGCTCCGCTGTTTCAACACCGGCTCGGCGAAGCCGACGCCAGCCTGCGCGCCGCACGCGCGCTGCTGTACGCCGACGCCGCAGAGATGTGGCACCTGGCCAGCGCGGGTCACCTGTTTTCGCTGCTCGACCGGGCCCGGCTGCGGGCGACGAGCTCGCGGGTCGTCGCGGTGGCCGCCGAGGTGGTCGACGTCGCGTACCGGTGCAGCGGCTCGGTCGGCGTGTACGACGGCGCGTCCGTGCAGCGCCACCTGCGCGACATGTACACGATCACGCAGCACGCGGGCGTGGGACCGGAGTTCTACGCGCTGGCCGGCGGGCTGCTGGCCGGTGAGGCGATCGACTCAACCCGGATCTGA
- a CDS encoding acetoacetate decarboxylase family protein, producing the protein MNGDDDTVHLAGYTLPLSPSGRSALVPPPPWHFSGDVLAVEYLADPAAVRSFLPPGITPADPPGLAFAIFGDWQSCTDQGAELTDPVRSQYREFYVALAGQWEGDLVARCPFCWVDQDFSLVRGLIQGYPKKLGRIGITRLFDVGRATPGLLPGAVFGASLAGADRRLVEAEVTLRGPGEAPPLMSAPLVHTRLFPAWTPDGAPVEELVTGGSTDLTIANVWTGDATLSFFESPVDELALLRPVEVLRGYRFSFAETIVGGRLLSGTAR; encoded by the coding sequence ATGAACGGAGACGACGACACCGTGCACCTCGCCGGATACACCCTGCCGCTGTCGCCATCGGGCCGCTCGGCGCTGGTACCGCCGCCGCCCTGGCACTTCTCCGGGGACGTCCTGGCGGTGGAGTACCTTGCCGACCCGGCCGCGGTGCGGTCGTTCCTCCCGCCCGGCATCACCCCGGCGGACCCGCCCGGACTCGCCTTCGCGATCTTCGGCGACTGGCAGTCCTGCACAGACCAGGGTGCGGAGCTCACCGACCCGGTCCGCAGCCAGTACCGGGAGTTCTACGTCGCGCTCGCCGGGCAGTGGGAGGGCGACCTGGTTGCCCGTTGCCCGTTCTGCTGGGTGGACCAGGACTTTTCGCTCGTCCGCGGGCTCATCCAGGGGTACCCCAAGAAGCTGGGCCGGATCGGCATCACCCGCCTCTTCGACGTCGGCCGGGCCACCCCCGGCCTGCTCCCCGGCGCTGTGTTCGGCGCGAGCCTCGCCGGCGCCGACCGCCGGCTGGTCGAGGCGGAGGTGACGCTGCGCGGGCCCGGTGAGGCGCCACCGCTGATGTCCGCACCCCTCGTCCACACCCGGCTGTTTCCGGCCTGGACGCCGGACGGGGCACCGGTCGAAGAGCTCGTGACCGGCGGCAGCACCGACCTGACCATCGCAAACGTGTGGACCGGCGACGCGACCCTCTCGTTCTTCGAGTCGCCGGTCGACGAGCTGGCCCTCCTGCGACCCGTCGAAGTGCTGCGGGGCTACCGGTTCAGCTTCGCCGAGACGATCGTCGGCGGGCGCCTCCTGTCCGGTACCGCGCGATGA
- a CDS encoding GSCFA domain-containing protein, which yields MALLRLTADDAFRRLAENPAAYWYDDEPYPHPPAGVRLRERIPRLTIPADFHLRRDDPVFCIGSCFARNIEYALDAGGYPVLSLGREFAGERMPDGEVGRPDHVTNKYHTHSMVQAIEWALDPAAQFPDAGLVRLDGGLVVDPHAHHALELVDLDGTLRRRRQHDTLTARIARARVVVVTLGLVEVWRDQLTGYYLNGAPTAQMRELHPDRYQFEVTDYGENLRNLERIYELLHPAGGTGGPDIVVTVSPVTMRCTFTGRDVIVANTYSKAVLRAVAEAWAFRHPDVHYFPSYELVTGADPEFSRLPDGSHVTRAMVDTVVQVFTETYLRGA from the coding sequence TTGGCACTGCTGCGTTTGACGGCCGACGATGCCTTCCGGCGCTTGGCGGAAAATCCGGCCGCGTACTGGTACGACGACGAGCCGTATCCCCATCCACCGGCGGGTGTGCGGTTGCGCGAGCGGATACCTCGGCTCACCATCCCGGCGGATTTCCACCTGCGCCGTGACGACCCGGTCTTCTGCATCGGTTCGTGCTTCGCGCGAAACATCGAGTACGCGCTGGACGCCGGCGGTTATCCGGTGCTGAGCCTGGGCCGCGAGTTCGCCGGTGAGCGGATGCCGGACGGTGAGGTCGGGCGCCCCGATCACGTGACGAACAAGTACCACACGCATTCGATGGTGCAGGCCATCGAATGGGCGCTTGACCCGGCCGCGCAGTTTCCCGACGCGGGGCTGGTCCGCCTGGACGGCGGCCTTGTCGTGGACCCGCACGCCCACCACGCGCTGGAGCTCGTCGACCTGGACGGCACGTTGCGGCGGCGCCGGCAGCACGACACGCTCACCGCCCGGATCGCGCGGGCGCGGGTCGTCGTCGTCACCCTCGGCCTCGTGGAGGTCTGGCGGGACCAGCTGACCGGCTACTACCTCAACGGCGCGCCAACCGCCCAGATGCGCGAGCTGCACCCGGACCGGTACCAGTTCGAGGTCACCGACTACGGCGAAAACCTGCGCAACCTGGAGCGGATCTACGAGCTGCTGCACCCGGCCGGCGGCACCGGCGGGCCGGACATCGTCGTCACGGTGTCACCGGTGACGATGCGGTGTACCTTCACCGGCCGGGACGTGATCGTCGCGAACACCTACTCGAAGGCGGTGCTGCGCGCGGTGGCGGAGGCATGGGCGTTCCGCCACCCCGACGTGCACTACTTCCCGAGCTACGAGCTTGTCACCGGCGCCGACCCCGAGTTCAGCCGGCTGCCGGACGGCTCGCACGTGACCCGCGCGATGGTCGACACGGTCGTCCAGGTGTTCACCGAGACGTACCTTCGGGGCGCGTGA
- a CDS encoding aminotransferase class I/II-fold pyridoxal phosphate-dependent enzyme, with protein sequence MRVLNLTELEQQALVSHLNMADGHPRQDPTDEQWKIIHALPELFEVALALPADHIEEHAQRAFFAMLGQHRAPIADGRVFSVYSSSVATMVVGNVLAQRQHRLALLHPTFDNISDLLRRSVTVLPVGEDDCAPPALDEIVQQGATSLFVTTPNNPTGWYLDSAALKTLAEACKVNGILLCLDTSFRGFDVRAQYDTYEILDRSGVSYIVIEDTGKIWPMAELKLGFLAVSDDLREAVAHALSEVLLSVSPLVLKLVETLSLDAAASGMGALHELIATNRSRVTAAVADLPGVAVADPDARVSVCRLRFDSAEAASRVLGLLRGSGIHLLPCQQFHWARPGEGGRYLRLALARNTVDVDTALAHLAEATRTR encoded by the coding sequence ATGCGCGTGCTCAATCTCACCGAACTTGAGCAACAGGCACTCGTCTCACATCTCAACATGGCGGACGGCCACCCGCGCCAGGACCCGACCGACGAACAATGGAAGATCATTCACGCGCTGCCGGAACTGTTCGAGGTGGCGCTGGCCCTCCCCGCGGACCACATTGAGGAACACGCGCAGCGGGCTTTCTTCGCGATGCTCGGTCAGCACCGCGCGCCAATCGCCGACGGCCGGGTGTTCAGCGTCTATTCCTCCTCGGTCGCCACGATGGTGGTGGGCAACGTGCTCGCCCAGCGGCAGCACCGCCTGGCGCTGTTGCACCCGACCTTCGACAACATCTCGGATTTGCTCCGCCGGAGCGTGACCGTGCTGCCGGTGGGGGAGGACGACTGCGCGCCGCCCGCGCTCGACGAGATCGTCCAGCAGGGTGCGACCTCCCTGTTCGTCACCACGCCCAACAACCCGACCGGCTGGTACCTGGACAGCGCCGCCCTGAAGACGCTCGCCGAGGCCTGCAAGGTCAACGGCATCCTGCTGTGCCTCGACACGTCCTTCCGCGGCTTCGACGTGCGCGCCCAGTACGACACCTACGAGATCCTCGACCGGTCCGGTGTGTCGTACATCGTCATCGAGGACACCGGCAAGATCTGGCCGATGGCCGAGCTGAAGCTGGGCTTCCTCGCGGTCAGCGATGACCTCCGGGAAGCCGTGGCGCACGCGCTCAGCGAGGTACTGCTCAGCGTCTCCCCACTTGTGCTCAAGCTCGTGGAGACCCTGTCGCTCGACGCCGCGGCGAGTGGAATGGGCGCCCTGCACGAGCTCATCGCGACCAACCGGTCCCGGGTCACGGCGGCCGTTGCCGACCTGCCCGGCGTCGCCGTCGCCGATCCGGACGCACGGGTGAGCGTCTGCCGCCTGCGGTTCGACTCCGCCGAGGCGGCCAGCCGCGTGTTGGGCCTGCTCCGCGGCAGTGGCATCCATCTGCTGCCCTGCCAGCAGTTCCACTGGGCGCGACCGGGCGAGGGCGGTCGCTACCTGCGCCTGGCGCTGGCCCGCAACACCGTCGACGTGGACACCGCGCTGGCGCACCTGGCAGAGGCCACCAGGACGCGGTAG
- a CDS encoding citrate/2-methylcitrate synthase → MSAFQSGLEGVVVAQTEISEVDGERGRLIYRGGNLIEGVWQRNVPEIAHLLWYGRFPTAAELADLERVLASRRALNPAARAALAGLPVDADPMDALRTLLSAAGAGPGCPSPSIDQAKTITAQAATALAAFWRHRRGLPPVEPCAELGHAENLLYMMRGERPTADEVRWLEAYLVITADHALSPSTFTAQIVGSAGGDLWSAIVAAISTLKGPAHGGAIAAATAMLADAGTPENAERFVVDLLDRGGRLMGFGHREYRVYDPRARLLGAVCREANPAFHEVASAVEEAALRELARRYPHRPNFTNVDFFAGGILSRLGFDPDFFACVFAAARVVGWSAHVVEYLDRGGRIISPKSEWIGPEPASDPG, encoded by the coding sequence ATGAGCGCCTTCCAGTCCGGCCTCGAAGGCGTCGTCGTCGCGCAGACGGAGATCAGCGAGGTCGACGGCGAGCGCGGCCGGCTGATCTACCGTGGCGGCAATCTCATCGAGGGGGTGTGGCAGCGCAACGTCCCCGAGATCGCCCACCTCCTCTGGTACGGCCGGTTTCCCACCGCCGCGGAGCTTGCCGATTTGGAGCGCGTGCTCGCCAGCCGCCGTGCGCTCAACCCGGCTGCCCGGGCCGCGCTCGCCGGCCTGCCGGTCGATGCCGACCCGATGGACGCGCTGCGCACCCTGCTGTCCGCCGCCGGCGCCGGCCCGGGTTGCCCGTCCCCGTCGATCGACCAGGCGAAGACCATCACCGCGCAGGCCGCTACCGCGCTGGCGGCGTTCTGGCGGCACCGGCGCGGGCTGCCGCCGGTGGAGCCCTGCGCCGAGCTCGGCCACGCCGAAAACCTGCTCTACATGATGCGCGGCGAGCGGCCGACCGCGGACGAGGTGCGGTGGCTCGAGGCGTACCTGGTCATCACGGCGGACCACGCGCTCAGCCCGTCCACGTTCACGGCCCAGATCGTGGGCTCGGCCGGCGGCGACCTGTGGTCGGCGATCGTCGCGGCGATCAGCACGCTCAAGGGGCCGGCGCACGGCGGTGCCATCGCGGCCGCGACGGCCATGCTCGCCGACGCCGGCACGCCGGAGAACGCCGAGCGGTTCGTGGTGGACCTGTTGGACCGCGGCGGCCGGCTGATGGGATTCGGCCACCGCGAGTACCGCGTCTACGACCCGCGGGCCCGGCTGCTGGGGGCGGTCTGCCGGGAGGCCAACCCCGCCTTCCACGAGGTGGCCTCGGCGGTGGAGGAGGCCGCGCTGCGCGAGCTGGCCCGCCGGTACCCGCACCGCCCCAACTTCACCAATGTCGACTTCTTCGCCGGTGGCATCCTGTCGCGGCTCGGCTTCGACCCGGACTTCTTCGCGTGCGTGTTCGCCGCGGCGCGGGTGGTCGGGTGGTCGGCGCACGTGGTGGAGTACCTGGACCGCGGTGGGCGGATCATCAGCCCGAAGTCGGAGTGGATCGGCCCGGAGCCGGCCTCAGATCCGGGTTGA
- the argS gene encoding arginine--tRNA ligase has product MMPTQLAEAVHGAAAAVLAERGLDQSVLPDQATVSRTKRPEHGDYASNIAMQVSKGVGVPPRELAGDIASHLANYPGVRGVEVAGPGFLNIWVAAAAAGGVVREIVRQGDAYGRTETLANDRVNLEFVSANPTGPIHVGGVRWAAVGDALARLMRAAGADVVTEYYFNDAGAQIDRFARSLMAAAKGEAVPEDGYVGDYIGEIAAAVVERRPDVLSLPEPEAQEVFRVEGCALMFDEVKASLTEFGLTFDVFFNEQTLHERGEVQAAYDLLTERGYVYPKDGAFWLRTTAFGDDKDRVIRKSNGNWGYIAADCAYYLDKRRRGFEKVILVLGADHHGYVGRLRAMVACFGEDPDRHLELIIGQLVNLTRDGKPVRLSKRAGTLVTLRDIIDAIGVDAARYALARYSVDSAIDLDLDLWTRRSNDNPVFYVQYAHARMASVLRTAAERGVSRGDDFDPSLLVHEREGDLVRALAAFPSVVGMAAELREPHRVARYLEELAGTYHKFYDTCRVLPHDDEEPTDLNRARLWLVEATGTVLANGLWLLGVSAPDRM; this is encoded by the coding sequence GTGATGCCAACCCAGCTTGCTGAAGCCGTTCATGGTGCCGCGGCGGCGGTCCTCGCCGAGCGGGGCTTGGACCAGTCGGTCCTGCCCGACCAAGCGACCGTGAGCCGCACCAAGCGACCCGAGCACGGCGACTACGCCTCGAACATCGCGATGCAGGTGTCCAAGGGCGTGGGTGTGCCGCCGCGAGAGCTGGCCGGCGACATCGCCAGCCATCTGGCGAACTACCCGGGTGTGCGCGGCGTCGAGGTGGCAGGTCCCGGGTTCCTCAACATCTGGGTGGCGGCCGCTGCGGCGGGTGGGGTGGTCCGGGAGATCGTGCGCCAGGGCGATGCCTACGGCCGCACCGAGACGCTGGCAAACGACCGCGTCAACCTGGAGTTCGTTTCGGCCAACCCGACCGGCCCGATCCACGTCGGCGGGGTGCGCTGGGCGGCGGTGGGCGACGCGCTGGCGCGGCTGATGCGTGCTGCCGGTGCTGATGTGGTCACTGAGTACTACTTCAACGACGCCGGCGCGCAGATCGATCGGTTCGCCCGCTCGTTGATGGCCGCCGCCAAGGGCGAGGCGGTCCCCGAGGACGGGTACGTCGGCGACTACATCGGCGAGATCGCCGCGGCGGTCGTGGAGCGGCGGCCGGACGTGCTGAGCCTGCCCGAGCCGGAGGCGCAGGAGGTCTTCCGCGTCGAGGGCTGCGCCTTGATGTTCGACGAGGTGAAGGCGTCGCTGACCGAGTTCGGCCTCACGTTCGACGTGTTCTTCAACGAGCAGACGCTGCACGAGCGGGGCGAGGTGCAGGCGGCGTACGACCTGCTGACCGAGCGCGGCTACGTGTACCCGAAGGACGGCGCGTTCTGGCTGCGCACGACGGCCTTCGGTGACGACAAGGACCGCGTCATCCGCAAGTCGAACGGCAACTGGGGCTACATCGCGGCCGACTGCGCTTACTACCTGGACAAGCGCCGCCGCGGGTTCGAAAAGGTGATCCTGGTGCTCGGCGCCGACCACCACGGCTACGTCGGCCGGCTGCGGGCGATGGTCGCGTGCTTCGGCGAAGACCCGGACCGCCACCTGGAGCTGATCATCGGCCAGCTCGTCAACCTGACCCGCGACGGCAAGCCGGTCCGGCTGTCCAAGCGGGCTGGCACGCTCGTTACTCTCCGCGACATTATCGACGCTATCGGTGTTGACGCGGCGCGGTACGCGCTGGCCCGCTACTCGGTCGACTCCGCCATCGACCTCGACCTCGACCTGTGGACGCGGCGCTCCAACGACAACCCCGTCTTCTACGTGCAGTACGCCCACGCCCGCATGGCGAGCGTGCTGCGCACAGCGGCCGAACGGGGCGTCTCGCGCGGCGACGACTTCGACCCGTCGCTGCTCGTGCACGAGCGCGAGGGCGACCTCGTGCGCGCGCTTGCCGCGTTTCCCAGCGTGGTCGGGATGGCGGCGGAGCTGCGCGAGCCGCACCGGGTGGCCCGCTACCTGGAGGAGCTGGCCGGCACGTACCACAAGTTCTACGACACCTGCCGGGTGCTGCCGCACGACGACGAGGAGCCGACCGACCTCAACCGGGCGCGGCTGTGGCTCGTCGAGGCCACCGGCACCGTGCTCGCCAACGGCCTGTGGCTGCTCGGCGTCTCCGCGCCGGACCGGATGTAG
- the gntD gene encoding guanitoxin biosynthesis L-enduracididine beta-hydroxylase GntD, whose product MSGWHPYVVDLTGDAAAAALALAGDAAREYGTVESPDLQAEALTIAQELPRDVRRALNAFRLSEPSCVCLVRGLPVDDAALGPTPRTRAERERGGQTAAEVFFYLCAALLGDPIAWSTKHSGRIMHTIAPLPEDEDEQLASSSTTPLTWHTEDAFHPLRADYVALLCLRNPDGVPTTVGCVDNLTLPPRVREVLSQPRFTITPDGSQLASGGMAAMAANPEPVPLLFGAQDAPYLRLDQFYTRPLDSDAEARSALDSLLAATDASLSRYALRPGEVCIVDNYRAVHGRDSFRARYDGTDRWLRRLNIARDLRRSRALRAAPAVRVLGTSA is encoded by the coding sequence GTGAGCGGCTGGCATCCGTACGTTGTCGACCTGACCGGCGACGCGGCCGCCGCGGCCCTGGCGCTGGCCGGCGACGCCGCCCGCGAGTACGGCACCGTCGAGAGCCCGGACCTGCAGGCAGAGGCGCTCACGATCGCTCAGGAGCTGCCCCGCGACGTACGCCGGGCGCTGAACGCGTTTCGACTCTCCGAACCCTCCTGCGTATGTCTCGTCCGCGGCCTTCCCGTCGACGACGCGGCGCTCGGGCCGACCCCGCGGACCAGGGCGGAGCGCGAACGCGGTGGCCAAACCGCCGCGGAGGTCTTCTTCTACCTGTGTGCCGCGCTGCTCGGCGACCCGATCGCGTGGTCCACCAAGCACAGCGGGCGGATCATGCACACGATCGCGCCCCTGCCCGAAGACGAGGACGAGCAACTCGCATCCAGCAGCACGACGCCGCTGACCTGGCACACCGAGGACGCGTTCCACCCGCTGCGCGCCGACTACGTGGCCCTGCTGTGCCTGCGCAACCCGGACGGTGTACCGACCACCGTCGGCTGCGTGGACAACCTCACCCTGCCGCCGCGGGTGCGGGAGGTGTTGTCGCAGCCCCGCTTCACCATCACGCCCGACGGCTCCCAGCTTGCCAGCGGCGGGATGGCCGCGATGGCCGCAAACCCGGAGCCGGTGCCGCTGCTCTTCGGCGCCCAGGACGCGCCGTACCTGCGACTGGACCAGTTCTACACGCGACCCCTCGACAGCGACGCCGAGGCGCGGTCGGCGCTTGACTCGCTGCTCGCCGCCACCGACGCGAGCCTTTCCCGGTACGCCCTGCGCCCCGGTGAAGTGTGCATTGTGGACAACTACCGGGCGGTGCACGGCCGGGACAGCTTCCGGGCGCGTTACGACGGTACCGACCGCTGGCTGCGGCGCCTCAACATCGCCCGCGACCTTCGCCGCTCCCGGGCCCTGCGGGCCGCGCCGGCGGTACGCGTGCTCGGCACCAGCGCATGA